A genomic window from Candidatus Eremiobacteraceae bacterium includes:
- a CDS encoding plasmid pRiA4b ORF-3 family protein, producing MRFLPDLVQLLIVLERTDPPVWRRVHVSFFTKLGGLHRVIQAVMGWDGLGPHRFILQGDIYERVAPGEALDAQRERNWRLDSAFYPGDWLTYAYGAPDERLHRIVREEYVDGVQHWRYPRCVAGAGASPPGSAQPFDVARVNRRLWRAKGIKAQ from the coding sequence GTGCGGTTTCTACCAGACCTGGTCCAACTGCTTATCGTTCTCGAACGTACCGATCCGCCCGTGTGGCGGCGCGTTCACGTCTCATTTTTCACGAAGCTCGGCGGGTTGCACCGCGTCATCCAGGCGGTTATGGGATGGGACGGCCTCGGTCCCCATCGCTTCATCTTGCAAGGCGACATCTACGAGCGAGTGGCGCCAGGCGAGGCGTTGGACGCGCAACGCGAACGCAACTGGCGCCTTGATTCAGCCTTCTATCCCGGGGACTGGTTGACGTACGCGTATGGTGCGCCCGACGAGCGGCTGCACCGCATAGTCCGCGAAGAATACGTCGACGGTGTGCAGCATTGGCGCTACCCGCGATGCGTCGCTGGTGCGGGTGCCAGCCCGCCGGGCAGCGCTCAGCCCTTCGATGTAGCTCGCGTGAATCGTCGCCTGTGGCGCGCGAAGGGCATCAAAGCTCAATGA